In Aquila chrysaetos chrysaetos chromosome 10, bAquChr1.4, whole genome shotgun sequence, the following proteins share a genomic window:
- the PEX12 gene encoding peroxisome assembly protein 12, whose amino-acid sequence MAELGAHLTAPSAGDDRPSIFEAVAQDSLMAAVKPALQHLVKVLVESNPGRYGFLWHWFDEIYVILDLLLQQHYLTRCSASFSENFYSLKRIPIGDHREQPLATAGLPKRQHWKSLVLLVLVPYLKGKLEKLVSSLREEDEYSIHPPSSSWKRFYRAFLAAYPFVNMTWEGWFLIQQLCYILGKAQHHSPMLRLAGVRLVRLTAEDMQALEKKLAGATASQTHSIKTQVQSAVRKALAGIAFSLSTGLSISVFFLQFLDWWYSSENQETIKSLTALPTPPPPMHLDHGAGSALLPKLKTVCPLCRKLRVNATALSTSGFVFCYRCVYNYVKTHQRCPITGYATELQHLVKLYSPES is encoded by the exons ATGGCGGAGCTGGGCGCCCACCTCACGGCCCCCTCGGCCGGCGACGACCGGCCCTCCATTTTCGAGGCGGTGGCTCAGGACAGCCTGATGGCCGCCGTGAAACCCGCCCTGCAGCACCTGGTCAAG GTGCTTGTTGAATCTAATCCTGGCCGATACGGCTTCCTCTGGCACTGGTTTGATGAGATCTACGTCATTCTGGAtttgctgctccagcagcactaTCTGACCAGGTGCAGTGCctccttttctgaaaacttctaTAGCTTAAAGAGGATACCAATAGGAGATCACAGAGAGCAGCCTCTGGCCACTGCTGGCCTGCCAAAGAGGCAGCACTGGAAGTCTCTCGTCTTGCTGGTTCTTGTTCCTTACCTGAAAGGAAAGCTAGAGAAACTGGTGTCCAGCCTGAGGGAAGAGGATGAGTACTCCATCCACCCTCCATCATCATCCTGGAAGCGCTTTTACAGAGCCTTTCTAGCTGCCTACCCCTTTGTAAACATGACCTGGGAGGGCTGGTTTCTCATCCAGCAACTGTGCTATATCCTTGGGAAAGCTCAGCATCATTCACCCATGCTGCGGCTGGCTGGTGTTCGCCTCGTCAGACTAACTGCAGAGGATATGCAGGCCCTGGAGAAGAAATTGGCTGGAGCCACCGCAAGTCAAACACACAG CATTAAAACACAAGTGCAGTCAGCAGTGAGGAAAGCGTTGGCTGGCATTGCCTTCTCCCTGTCCACCGGGCTGTCCATCAGCGTGTTCTTCCTCCAGTTCCTGGACTGGTGGTACTCCTCAGAAAACCAAGAGACGATCAAATCTCTGACAGCGCTCCCAACTCCTCCACCCCCCATGCACCTCGACCACGGGGCCGGCTCAGCTCTCTTACCCAAACTGAAGACCGTGTGCCCTCTGTGCCGCAAACTGCGCGTCAATGCCACGGCCCTGTCCACGTCCGGCTTTGTGTTTTGCTACCGCTGTGTGTACAATTACGTGAAGACTCACCAGCGCTGCCCGATCACAGGCTACgccacagagctgcagcaccTTGTCAAACTGTACTCTCCCGAGAGCTGA